In a genomic window of Pokkaliibacter sp. MBI-7:
- a CDS encoding NahK/ErcS family hybrid sensor histidine kinase/response regulator → MPSETYLPAHDLSDGQMAGDSPGDPLLPLQFCQQQDDNFTHMQQLQEENRKLRRICAALIERVEANSPDRPDPYAAFQHSITLAEQVRERTDALNQAMAELKASNFLLREAREKTETANQRLVDAIESISDAFVLFDQQQRIVQFNSHFTDFCTEAGISVGLGTTLQQFRQKASRSGMVMEERSGQGAGTTLYRLRSGQWVQASERPTREGGQVMLYTDITELKASEQALREQALAQKTRLLQNTVNSLSQGVAVVNADGFLELWNGRFLALTGVSQAQPHMRLAEVLAATELGQGSDSKDRKLLGGSAYEQRLLNGKVLEVRSHAMPSGGVVNTFTDITERYHYAETLKESERWVRQITDQIPALIAYVGDDLRYTFTNRGYDDWYGWQRGSAIGNTLVKMHRRQQYSRLQPYIEQAFAGRTVTFEFPETNASGQERYLLRTYVPNFASQPGTDAMAGSSGQKAKVMGIFVLIRDITERRKHAEALQLAYQSLEARVEERTQELSTLNAQLRDEVTERQRSQQRMLEAKQEAERANLSKTKFLAAVSHDLLQPLNAARLFTGALLEAQVSEQQGNLAKSINHALEDVEALLGTLVDISKLDAGVMHAEIVSFDLRDLLTVLATEFRQVAGAEGLDFRCHPLAVQVSSDPQLLSRILRNLLSNAVRYTPHGGILLGCRMRRGKVCIEVWDTGMGIPADKQEEIFQEFRRVNPPAHRQDRGLGLGLAIVDKIARMLGYEVKVTSRPGRGSTFSVSIPLAPDQVPAGASTRDSLPQPGNIDLGWAPIWLVDNDHAICEAMTTLLEKWGCQVISATSLADLHRQVDITEDQAALLIADYHLDNETATGLDVVEHINAARTTALPVLMITANYSLELKQQIKQQGYLLMHKPVKPLKLKMALLQLFGSQVASQ, encoded by the coding sequence ATGCCCTCTGAAACCTATTTACCGGCTCATGATTTATCTGACGGGCAGATGGCAGGCGACAGCCCGGGCGATCCGCTACTGCCCCTGCAGTTTTGTCAGCAACAGGATGATAACTTTACTCACATGCAGCAGCTGCAGGAGGAGAATCGCAAGCTGCGGCGTATTTGCGCGGCCCTGATCGAGCGGGTCGAAGCCAACAGCCCTGACCGGCCTGACCCTTACGCCGCATTCCAGCATTCCATCACGCTGGCAGAGCAGGTGAGGGAGCGGACCGATGCGCTCAATCAGGCCATGGCAGAGCTAAAGGCCAGCAATTTCCTGCTGCGCGAGGCGCGGGAAAAGACCGAAACCGCCAATCAGCGTCTGGTGGATGCCATCGAGAGTATTTCTGATGCCTTTGTGCTGTTTGATCAGCAGCAGCGCATTGTGCAATTCAATAGCCATTTCACCGACTTCTGTACCGAAGCGGGTATATCGGTAGGGCTTGGCACCACCTTGCAGCAGTTCCGGCAGAAGGCCAGTCGTTCAGGCATGGTGATGGAGGAGCGCTCAGGGCAGGGCGCAGGGACGACACTGTATCGTCTCCGTTCCGGGCAGTGGGTTCAGGCCAGTGAGCGCCCCACGCGCGAAGGGGGGCAGGTCATGCTCTATACCGACATCACCGAGCTGAAAGCCTCAGAGCAAGCTCTGCGTGAACAGGCGCTGGCGCAGAAAACCCGCTTGCTGCAGAACACGGTCAACAGTCTGTCTCAGGGTGTGGCCGTGGTGAATGCCGATGGTTTTCTGGAGTTATGGAATGGTCGTTTTCTGGCCCTGACCGGGGTTAGCCAGGCACAGCCCCACATGCGTCTGGCAGAGGTGCTGGCCGCCACCGAGCTGGGGCAGGGCAGTGACAGCAAAGATCGTAAGTTGCTGGGTGGCAGTGCTTATGAACAAAGGCTGTTAAATGGCAAGGTGCTGGAGGTTCGCAGCCATGCGATGCCGAGCGGTGGGGTCGTCAATACCTTCACTGATATCACTGAGCGCTATCACTATGCCGAGACACTGAAGGAGAGTGAGCGTTGGGTAAGACAGATCACTGATCAGATTCCGGCACTGATTGCCTATGTGGGTGACGACCTGCGGTACACCTTCACTAACCGTGGCTATGACGACTGGTACGGCTGGCAGCGGGGCAGTGCTATCGGCAATACCCTGGTCAAAATGCACCGGCGTCAGCAGTATTCGCGCCTGCAGCCTTATATCGAGCAGGCATTTGCCGGGCGTACAGTGACGTTCGAATTTCCTGAAACCAATGCCAGTGGGCAGGAGCGCTATCTGCTGCGCACTTATGTGCCCAACTTTGCCAGCCAGCCAGGCACTGATGCTATGGCAGGGTCTTCCGGGCAGAAGGCAAAGGTGATGGGGATTTTCGTGCTTATCAGGGACATCACCGAGCGGCGCAAACATGCTGAAGCATTGCAGCTCGCTTACCAGAGTCTCGAAGCCCGGGTTGAGGAGCGGACACAGGAGCTGTCGACCCTAAATGCCCAATTGCGCGACGAGGTCACCGAGCGTCAGCGCAGCCAGCAACGCATGCTGGAAGCCAAGCAGGAAGCGGAGCGGGCCAATCTTTCCAAAACCAAATTCCTCGCGGCAGTCAGTCACGATTTGCTGCAGCCTCTCAATGCTGCACGCCTGTTCACCGGGGCTTTGCTGGAAGCGCAGGTCAGTGAGCAGCAGGGTAATCTGGCGAAGAGTATCAATCACGCCCTTGAAGATGTGGAGGCGCTGCTGGGGACACTGGTCGATATTTCCAAACTGGATGCAGGGGTCATGCATGCCGAAATTGTCAGCTTCGACTTACGCGATCTGCTGACGGTGCTGGCGACCGAATTTCGTCAGGTAGCGGGAGCCGAGGGGCTGGACTTTCGCTGTCATCCTCTGGCGGTGCAGGTCAGCTCAGATCCGCAGTTGTTATCGCGTATTCTGCGCAATCTGCTCAGCAACGCGGTGCGTTATACACCACACGGCGGCATCCTGCTGGGTTGTCGTATGCGTCGGGGCAAGGTCTGTATTGAGGTGTGGGACACGGGCATGGGGATTCCCGCTGACAAGCAGGAGGAAATTTTCCAGGAGTTCCGTCGCGTCAATCCACCTGCTCATCGTCAGGATCGCGGTTTGGGTCTGGGGTTAGCCATTGTTGACAAGATTGCACGGATGCTGGGCTATGAGGTCAAGGTGACATCGCGTCCCGGTCGCGGCTCAACGTTCTCAGTGTCGATTCCACTGGCGCCGGATCAGGTGCCTGCTGGTGCCAGTACCCGAGACAGCCTGCCACAGCCGGGGAATATTGATCTGGGATGGGCTCCCATCTGGCTGGTGGATAACGATCATGCCATCTGCGAAGCAATGACAACATTACTTGAGAAGTGGGGATGCCAGGTCATCAGTGCGACCTCTCTGGCTGATCTTCATCGCCAGGTCGATATTACTGAGGATCAGGCAGCGCTGCTGATTGCGGATTACCATCTGGATAACGAAACGGCGACAGGGCTGGACGTGGTAGAGCACATCAATGCAGCGCGTACTACCGCGCTACCCGTGCTGATGATTACGGCCAATTACAGTCTGGAGCTGAAACAGCAGATTAAACAACAGGGTTATCTGCTGATGCACAAGCCAGTGAAACCACTGAAGCTCAAAATGGCATTACTGCAGCTGTTTGGCAGTCAGGTCGCCTCACAGTGA
- the nosP gene encoding nitric oxide-sensing protein NosP, which produces MNAAIDLYSHAVLTASSDAVDPHLAAFSLADQLMHEHLGFVLFFCSAEYDLDRLGTALSLAFGDTPVAGCTTAGEITPQGYGRGCIVAVGFDRRAFAVDQALVTCLDEFDLTRAQHVVEDLLDHCRESALAPVRGHTFALTLLDGLSSREELVLSTLCSALGSIPHFGGSAGDDNHLTNTHVYSEGAFHSAAAVIVMINTPLDFDVFTTHHVRPRHEKLVVTAADRDSRTVYELNAEPAALAYARLVGKNVNELDMHVFAQHPLAVRYHDQYYVRSIQRINADYSMTFYCAVENGIVMTAMQPGDLMEDLRLALTERYQQLGQPQVIIGCDCFLRRLELEELEQTEATSTLLRDNRVIGFNSYGEQFNGMHINQTFTGVIIGRYCRSDAL; this is translated from the coding sequence ATGAACGCTGCGATAGATCTTTACAGTCACGCTGTCCTGACGGCCAGCTCCGACGCCGTCGACCCTCACCTGGCTGCTTTCTCTCTGGCTGATCAACTGATGCATGAGCATCTGGGGTTCGTGCTGTTTTTTTGTTCTGCAGAGTATGACCTGGACCGTCTGGGCACGGCGCTCAGTCTGGCATTTGGTGATACGCCTGTCGCAGGTTGCACGACCGCAGGCGAGATTACGCCTCAGGGATATGGACGTGGCTGCATCGTGGCGGTGGGGTTTGACCGACGGGCGTTTGCGGTGGATCAGGCACTGGTGACCTGTCTGGATGAGTTTGACCTGACCCGTGCCCAGCATGTAGTGGAGGATCTGCTGGATCATTGCCGCGAGTCGGCATTGGCTCCGGTACGCGGCCATACCTTTGCCCTGACGTTACTGGATGGGCTTTCCAGCCGGGAAGAACTGGTGTTGTCCACACTTTGTTCTGCTCTGGGAAGTATTCCTCATTTCGGCGGCTCCGCCGGAGATGACAATCACCTGACCAATACCCACGTCTACAGTGAGGGAGCGTTTCATAGTGCAGCAGCGGTGATTGTAATGATCAATACACCGCTGGATTTTGACGTCTTCACCACTCATCACGTTCGCCCGCGCCACGAGAAGCTGGTTGTGACGGCAGCAGATCGTGATTCGCGCACCGTCTATGAACTTAATGCAGAACCTGCCGCACTGGCGTATGCCCGACTGGTGGGCAAGAACGTCAATGAACTCGACATGCATGTATTTGCCCAGCATCCGCTGGCGGTGCGCTATCACGATCAGTATTACGTGCGTTCTATCCAGCGGATCAATGCAGATTACAGCATGACGTTTTACTGTGCGGTCGAGAACGGCATTGTCATGACTGCCATGCAGCCGGGAGACCTGATGGAAGATTTGCGTCTGGCACTGACAGAACGCTATCAGCAGCTGGGACAACCGCAGGTCATCATCGGTTGCGACTGTTTTTTGCGCCGTCTTGAGCTGGAAGAGTTGGAGCAAACGGAGGCGACATCCACCTTGTTGCGTGACAACCGGGTGATTGGCTTCAACTCCTACGGAGAGCAGTTCAACGGGATGCATATCAACCAGACGTTCACCGGCGTCATTATAGGAAGGTACTGCCGCAGCGATGCCCTCTGA
- a CDS encoding MarC family protein produces MDLPTYLNALTALFVIIDPIGAALIFHSLIPADDMKHRVRMALKSTLISTLLLLIFGHYGEGLLHHLGISIHALRISGGLLLFYTAFNMITKDIEYAQQSERKDISVFPMSIPLLAGPGSLTLAILLFSRSADNAVNLGVLAAILTISFITLALMLLSRYVKTVIGRTGDEILRRFLGVILAALAIQFVYEGVKSIAGQ; encoded by the coding sequence ATGGACCTGCCTACTTACCTCAATGCGTTGACTGCTCTGTTCGTCATTATTGACCCCATCGGTGCTGCACTGATCTTTCATTCGCTGATTCCAGCCGATGATATGAAACACCGCGTGCGCATGGCGCTCAAGTCGACCCTGATCAGTACCTTACTGCTGCTGATCTTTGGCCACTATGGCGAGGGGTTGTTGCACCATCTTGGTATCAGTATTCACGCCCTGCGCATCTCAGGCGGGCTGCTGTTGTTCTATACCGCGTTCAATATGATCACCAAGGACATCGAGTACGCGCAGCAGTCCGAACGCAAGGATATCTCGGTCTTTCCTATGTCCATCCCACTACTGGCGGGGCCTGGCTCGCTGACGCTGGCTATCCTGTTGTTCTCCCGTTCGGCGGATAACGCCGTCAATCTGGGCGTGCTGGCTGCGATTCTGACCATCAGTTTCATTACGTTGGCACTGATGTTGCTGTCTCGTTATGTAAAGACAGTCATAGGGCGCACGGGCGATGAAATCCTTCGCCGCTTTCTGGGTGTGATTCTGGCTGCTCTGGCTATTCAGTTTGTCTATGAGGGTGTGAAGAGTATTGCCGGCCAGTAG
- a CDS encoding metallophosphoesterase — translation MVRIVHISDPHFGTEQPAVEAALAQQIAALHADGVVLSGDITQRARREQFRRAHDFLTQLSLPALVVPGNHDIPLFDLLARCCWPYRNYRMQGNTLAPHLCLGPVSVVGINSAPRWRHKDGEIPLGDLKRQLQQHVEQTQRTGSAPTVTVAVFHHPLDCRRRQDEPNLIHNAEAILATLSQYGVDLVLSGHIHDPLMRTSQHRYPSHQLPLVIALAGTCMSSRIRIGAPNSFNVIDFLGQHEAAEVRITRMDWQADQRHFFEKEIASFCRDVGGWQELLPHVHLRG, via the coding sequence ATGGTGCGCATTGTTCATATCTCAGACCCCCATTTTGGTACCGAGCAGCCTGCTGTTGAGGCAGCGCTGGCTCAGCAGATTGCAGCATTGCATGCCGATGGCGTCGTACTGTCGGGGGATATCACCCAGCGAGCGCGCCGGGAGCAGTTCCGCCGGGCTCATGACTTCCTGACTCAGCTGTCACTGCCCGCACTGGTGGTCCCCGGCAATCATGATATTCCCTTGTTTGACCTGCTTGCCCGCTGCTGCTGGCCGTATCGCAACTACCGCATGCAGGGTAACACACTAGCGCCACACCTCTGTCTGGGGCCGGTCAGTGTGGTCGGGATAAACTCTGCCCCGCGATGGCGGCACAAGGACGGTGAGATTCCGTTGGGCGACCTGAAACGCCAGTTGCAACAGCATGTGGAGCAGACGCAGCGGACAGGCAGCGCCCCGACAGTCACCGTTGCGGTATTTCACCATCCGCTGGACTGTCGACGCAGGCAGGATGAGCCAAACCTGATTCACAATGCCGAGGCGATCCTGGCGACGCTGAGCCAGTATGGCGTTGATCTGGTACTGAGTGGCCATATCCATGATCCGCTGATGCGCACCAGCCAGCATCGTTATCCGAGTCATCAGTTGCCACTGGTCATAGCACTGGCCGGGACCTGCATGTCGTCACGCATCCGTATCGGCGCACCGAACTCCTTCAATGTGATTGATTTTCTCGGTCAGCATGAGGCGGCTGAAGTGCGTATCACCCGCATGGACTGGCAGGCAGATCAGCGACATTTCTTTGAAAAGGAAATCGCCAGCTTCTGTCGCGATGTGGGGGGCTGGCAGGAGCTGCTGCCTCATGTGCATTTGCGTGGTTAG
- a CDS encoding diacylglycerol kinase family protein: protein MSLSQPEVSRHNRSQSVVSSSYSDEQLSKAPVHLVANGKSGRGARDVLVAIARRLCERDQRPLRLHLPEHPRFLPDKAREALDAAREEGGVIVAAGGDGTIRSVVQEISGAGIPLGVIPIGTFNFFARNHAIPEDFEQAFETVLSGRLKAIDIGDINGQAFVINSSFGLYSRLIRARERHTSRWGRNRWVATISTLLTLLRGSPSLDLEMGTAERRKRLRTPMVFVGINALQLHDVSLDVAHCALDHKLAVVVMRPPSKWGLLRLSLHGLMRRLRDDDNLEGFCAGQMVIGCRRKHMEVVMDGERLKMPTPLRYGIRHRAIELIVPRQLQPQEQEIALAELVSIPPSIDEVLARELPRQEGAVLWEGGSLTDMEKQ from the coding sequence ATGTCGTTGTCACAACCGGAAGTGTCCAGACATAACCGTAGTCAGTCCGTCGTTTCTTCTTCCTACAGTGATGAGCAGCTCAGCAAAGCGCCGGTGCATCTGGTCGCTAACGGCAAGTCTGGCCGTGGCGCACGAGATGTGCTGGTCGCGATTGCGCGGCGCCTGTGTGAGCGAGATCAGCGCCCGTTGCGATTACATCTGCCAGAGCATCCACGCTTTCTGCCAGACAAGGCCCGAGAGGCACTGGACGCTGCGCGGGAGGAGGGTGGTGTGATCGTCGCGGCAGGCGGTGACGGCACCATTCGTTCCGTCGTTCAGGAAATATCCGGCGCAGGTATTCCACTGGGTGTCATACCTATCGGTACGTTCAACTTCTTTGCCCGTAACCACGCCATTCCGGAAGATTTTGAACAGGCCTTTGAAACTGTCCTGTCAGGCCGCCTGAAAGCCATCGACATTGGCGATATCAACGGACAGGCATTTGTCATCAACTCCAGCTTTGGACTTTACAGTCGTTTGATTCGGGCGCGTGAACGCCATACTTCCCGGTGGGGCCGCAACCGCTGGGTCGCGACGATTTCCACCTTGCTGACGTTACTGCGCGGTTCTCCCAGTCTGGATCTGGAAATGGGCACTGCCGAACGCAGAAAACGTCTGCGCACCCCGATGGTCTTTGTCGGTATTAATGCGCTGCAGTTGCACGATGTATCGCTCGATGTCGCCCATTGTGCGCTGGATCACAAACTGGCGGTGGTTGTCATGCGTCCCCCTTCAAAATGGGGACTGCTGCGGCTCAGTCTGCATGGTTTGATGCGACGCCTGCGAGATGACGACAATCTTGAAGGATTTTGTGCCGGGCAAATGGTGATCGGCTGTCGGCGTAAACATATGGAAGTGGTGATGGACGGGGAGCGCCTGAAAATGCCCACGCCACTGCGCTACGGCATTCGGCATCGGGCGATTGAGCTTATCGTTCCCCGGCAGCTGCAACCTCAGGAACAGGAAATAGCGCTGGCAGAGCTCGTTAGCATTCCTCCGAGTATTGATGAAGTACTGGCCAGAGAGTTACCGCGGCAGGAGGGGGCGGTCTTGTGGGAAGGAGGCAGTCTGACGGATATGGAGAAGCAATGA
- a CDS encoding 2-hydroxyacid dehydrogenase: protein MRILFAAPENAWGGMLAKLRTAHLELEFVASGDFRIATLQGFDVLIPTMSEVSSQVLQSADRLQLIQQMGAGLEGVDMSVARERGIAVCNVPTDVSGNADSVAELGIYLMLGLARNARVIGQHLQEGRLGRPMGLSLKGKTVGLVGLGGIGKALAVRLAGFGTRLIGVKRQPDTGLAQQLGLDWVAGMDDLPELLAEADFVVFSLPDNDATHGLINERTVELFKPGAFLINLGRGGLVERDVLHQALSSGRLAGAGLDVFWQEPPDANDPIFDCNLLATPHIGGVTDISLEGIYQGVSENLRRLQSGQSLLYRQDLNPT, encoded by the coding sequence ATGAGAATTTTGTTTGCCGCACCGGAAAACGCCTGGGGCGGTATGCTCGCCAAGCTTCGTACTGCGCACCTCGAACTGGAATTTGTCGCCAGCGGAGACTTCCGCATAGCGACATTGCAGGGATTCGATGTGCTGATACCCACCATGAGTGAAGTTTCATCGCAGGTGCTGCAAAGTGCTGATCGACTGCAGTTGATCCAGCAAATGGGCGCCGGACTGGAAGGGGTGGATATGAGCGTCGCCCGCGAACGTGGTATCGCAGTATGTAATGTGCCTACGGATGTGTCAGGTAATGCAGACTCGGTCGCTGAGTTAGGTATTTATCTTATGCTCGGGTTAGCACGCAACGCCCGGGTGATCGGGCAGCATCTGCAGGAAGGCCGCCTTGGGCGCCCTATGGGGCTCAGTCTGAAAGGCAAGACGGTAGGTCTGGTCGGGTTAGGTGGAATCGGCAAGGCGCTGGCGGTCAGGCTCGCAGGGTTTGGCACGCGCCTGATTGGGGTCAAGCGTCAACCTGATACCGGTTTGGCCCAGCAGCTTGGTCTGGACTGGGTGGCGGGGATGGATGATCTGCCGGAACTACTCGCAGAAGCGGACTTCGTTGTTTTCAGTCTGCCTGACAATGATGCTACACATGGCCTGATCAATGAGCGCACTGTCGAGTTATTCAAACCGGGAGCGTTTCTGATCAATCTGGGGCGTGGTGGTCTTGTTGAGCGTGACGTGCTGCATCAGGCGCTGAGCAGCGGGCGACTTGCTGGTGCCGGGCTGGATGTGTTCTGGCAGGAGCCGCCTGATGCCAATGACCCCATCTTTGACTGCAACCTGCTGGCGACCCCGCATATTGGCGGCGTCACCGATATTTCGCTGGAGGGGATCTATCAGGGTGTTTCAGAAAATCTCAGGCGTTTGCAGTCTGGGCAAAGCCTGCTGTATCGACAGGATTTGAACCCCACATAG
- a CDS encoding class III extradiol ring-cleavage dioxygenase → MATDNSSTTPMPTIFIPHGGGPCFFMEPPFGPKDMWDKMGNYLRSIVASLPRRPKAVLAVSAHWECPRPTVMTSPAPSMLFDYYGFPEHTYRLEYPAPGSPELAARVQQLLADAGITSDSDNERGFDHGVFVPFLLMLPDADIPVVQLSLQRGLDPKQHLLIGKALASLRDEDVLIVGSGLSYHNLRHFFADIYQMDPAAQAFDNWLNDTVCHPNPIERNQRLINWSSAPGSRSCHPREEHLLPLMVAAGAADADPGSRPYNDHVMGKAVSGFQFG, encoded by the coding sequence ATGGCCACAGATAACTCCAGCACTACACCGATGCCGACTATTTTCATCCCCCACGGTGGTGGCCCCTGTTTTTTCATGGAGCCTCCCTTTGGCCCCAAAGACATGTGGGACAAGATGGGGAATTACCTGCGCAGCATCGTCGCTTCCCTGCCCCGTCGCCCCAAAGCCGTACTGGCAGTGTCAGCTCACTGGGAATGCCCACGTCCGACAGTGATGACCTCACCAGCGCCTTCCATGCTGTTTGACTACTATGGCTTTCCTGAACACACCTACCGCCTTGAATACCCGGCCCCCGGCTCACCTGAACTGGCGGCCAGAGTTCAGCAGCTGCTGGCTGATGCAGGAATTACCTCTGACAGTGATAATGAGCGCGGCTTTGACCATGGTGTCTTCGTACCCTTTCTGCTGATGCTACCTGACGCGGACATCCCGGTGGTCCAGCTGTCATTACAGCGCGGGCTTGACCCCAAACAGCACCTGCTGATTGGCAAGGCACTGGCTTCACTGCGTGATGAGGATGTGCTGATCGTCGGTAGTGGCCTGAGCTACCACAATCTGCGGCACTTCTTCGCAGATATCTACCAAATGGATCCAGCCGCGCAGGCGTTCGACAACTGGCTGAACGACACGGTGTGTCATCCCAACCCAATAGAGCGGAATCAGCGCCTGATCAACTGGAGCTCTGCACCGGGTAGTCGCAGCTGTCATCCACGTGAAGAGCATCTGCTACCTCTTATGGTGGCAGCGGGTGCCGCAGATGCCGATCCGGGCAGCCGCCCCTACAATGATCACGTCATGGGCAAAGCGGTATCAGGCTTCCAGTTTGGCTGA